A genomic stretch from Hermetia illucens chromosome 7, iHerIll2.2.curated.20191125, whole genome shotgun sequence includes:
- the LOC119660784 gene encoding lysine-specific demethylase lid isoform X2 produces the protein MVSKIEKQTFGDVLNTGSTQIGSVSGGSFAGSDQNSIVQPQTAAATSPNKIPLGGGSVVDSPSRNRGTSSPPPPVLTPEVTNNHEDTKRASPDHCSVALGTAVTMPGFGRRASATTASNPTGTGTGSAATVPLSGMQGSNDNLTTQLSGQAHQQQQSIPSLQPPPHLPPQKPATHSSPTAFSSTKNEEFVFIRPPECLIFKPNEEEFKNPLAYISKIRSVAEKYGICKIQPPKSWTPPFTVDVDKLRFTPRVQRLNELEAKTRVKLNFLDQIAKFWELQGSSLKIPMVERKALDLYTLHRVVQEEGGMEQTTRERKWSKVAQRMGYPAGKGVGTILKGHYERILHPFDIFTMGKALAAVAGTNTEDGTTKAKLEPESGDQDYKPHGIVSRQQITPPKENTARRSKRFANSSSATCGVSNYNLNHSGIGTHGPFNTPIKDEIKRENDDGGTPLRYGKGRSRNCSTSSNISAGRGGKKQKDVDPLAKYICHICNRGDIEEAMLLCDGCDDSYHTFCLIPPLSDIPKGDWRCPKCVVEEVSKPVEAFGFEQAQREYTLQQFGEMADQFKADYFNMSVHLVPTELVEREFWRIVSSIDEDVTVEYGADLHTMDHGSGFPTKSSLYLLPGDQEYAESSWNLNNLPLLEESILGHINADISGMKVPWMYVGMCFATFCWHNEDHWSYSINYLHWGEPKTWYGVPGYKAEAFEATMKSAAPELFQSQPDLLHQLVTIMNPNILMNAGVPVYRTDQHAGEFVVTFPRAYHAGFNQGYNFAEAVNFAPADWMKMGRECINHYSTLRRFCVFSHDELVCKMALEPDKLNLGIATACYLDMAEMVDSEKKLRKSLLEWGVTKAERAAFELIPDDERQCESCKTTVFLSAVTCSCTNLLVCLRHYTELCSCPPEKHTLKYRYTLDELPLMLKKLKVKAESFENWLSKVRDVLDPNTATTITLEELQELAQEAEDKKFPSSILLERLNAAVLEAEKCVTVIQQLDINKMRTRTRNASDAAKYKLTLDELEMFVQEIDNLCCIIQEGQSVRELQALGKEFLESAKQLLNEPISKADEQAIEKLIEEGSTLCIELPEIKALKDRLQQVNWYNRVREFRDAQEKIPVADIHNFLKEGINITPDSIIEKELYELQEILMSVEDLEVVAKRCLESETSRDLSEIELLLERAEDLEGELPSRQALKDAVKKAKEWLQIVEVLQSNESYPYFHTLENLVNRGKNIPFQLEELKRMEEHLSSARSWKERTARTFLKECTNFTLLDVLSPRAEAVMYGSKVKKRSMEEQFTEEMSLGQMVNAFKNAEEKEIADMKALRKQNMEKNPIEDKYCNCKRKFHGLMYQCQLCKDWFHERCVPPPKNTVRPRPSNTSSPSNALNVPQLTARERDREPKFLCPSCMRSRRPRLETILSLLVSLQRLPIRLPEGEALQCLTERAMNWQDRVRQAFATEDVVSALALLSNISQKNSNSSTNASGGGGSSGGLDKDFRSDRNKRRSQQTATRLRTPTNATGTDDEVDTSSEDETHMTNKSGLAASPMGVPLGGGNSSPSSPSKIEHAYSVPVPPNISNSPGGGNNSSFGKATQGDLRSPLSKSEMALITLSKPTKEILELLMMEGDLMEVSLDETLHIWRILNAAKPSISDLAYIHNKYKITPTPSSDILVTSNKKKRRSDESLTPQMAKRSTKGQSSANSNVSQSASGSANVSGSTVSSANNNGTASGASQANSSGTGTKLKRGRKMKLVQKEVESPANIGNSGTGPSEPKKRKRGKKAARQEQVTMIAASTSDDDEECSATNCARPTGREVDWVQCDGGCNKWFHMYCVGLDKDQIKPDDDFICKRCKKNHAGSSTSDTNAAAASTSVQPALREQQQHNTTKDTESAVPSSVGNSIGSSAGGNGSAGGGGGGGVGKGGRQQRSSTSVSNPSPSNSIKNNCSGSISSTINSSSSLSSNKIENDCDQQHTSTYKTGEEEDDKKRTTTSTSGTAATTVTTPSASTTSATPDEEDTDQESTITIVSSTFQLSSTLLSTNAATSTTPPVGGNLTTLTDLSSCPLVGEPTSSTMSSCFATTRSTPSIVPTNSSSTAATATTTITTSTTIATTTNSMNDTS, from the exons ATGGTTTCGAAAATTGAGAAGCAAACATTCGGTGATGTACTAAATACAGGATCTACGCAAATAGGATCAGTGAGCGGTGGTAGCTTCGCCGGTAGCGATCAGAATTCCATAGTTCAGCCTCAAACAGCAGCTGCTACGTCCCCGAATAAAATTCCGCTCGGTGGAGGATCTGTCGTGGATTCGCCTTCACGAAATCGTGGGACATCCTCTCCCCCGCCGCCTGTACTCACTCCAGAAGTGACCAATAATCACGAAGATACAAAACGGGCATCTCCAGATCATTGTTCTGTTGCTCTCGGGACTGCAGTGACAATGCCAGGTTTTGGGCGGCGAGCTAGTGCTACGACCGCTTCAAATCCCACAGGAACCGGAACCGGTAGTGCTGCAACAGTTCCGCTATCTGGAATGCAGGGATCAAATGATAATTTAACTACACAATTGTCTGGGCAAGCACATCAGCAACAACAATCGATTCCTTCGCTGCAGCCGCCACCGCATTTGCCGCCTCAAAAGCCTGCAACGCATAGTTCGCCGACTGCATTTTCCAGTACGAAGAATGAAGAGTTTGTGTTTATAAGGCCTCCAGAATGTTTAATTTTCAAGCCAAATGAAGAAGAGTTCAAAAATCCACTCGCGTATATTAGCAAAATACGTTCCGTGGCCGAGAAGTATGGGATTTGCAAGATTCAACCACCAAAG TCCTGGACACCACCATTCACAGTCGATGTAGACAAACTACGCTTTACACCACGCGTGCAACGTCTAAACGAGCTAGAAGCAAAGACACGCgtcaaattaaattttctcgatcaaattgcaaaattttggGAACTTCAAGGATCATCACTAAAAATTCCCATGGTCGAAAGAAAAGCCCTTGATCTTTACACTCTTCATCGTGTCGTTCAAGAAGAGGGCGGCATGGAACAAACAACACGAGAAAGAAAATGGTCAAAAGTTGCCCAACGAATGGGCTATCCTGCCGGGAAAGGTGTGGGAACCATCCTGAAAGGACACTATGAACGGATTCTGCATCCTTTCGATATATTTACGATGGGCAAAGCATTAGCTGCTGTAGCTGGTACAAATACAGAAGATGGCACAACCAAGGCCAAACTAGAACCCGAGAGTGGTGATCAAGACTATAAACCGCACGGAATTGTATCGAGACAACAAATAACTCCACCTAAAGAAAATACAGCTCGGAGATCGAAACGGTTTGCCAATAGTTCTTCTGCTACATGCGGGGTTTCCAACTACAACCTGAATCATTCTGGTATCGGAACCCATGGTCCATTTAATACTCCCATCAAGGATGAGATCAAACGAGAAAATGATGATGGAGGAACGCCACTTCGCTATGGAAAGGGGCGATCGCGAAATTGCAGTACAAGCTCCAATATCAGTGCCGGCAGAGGTGGTAAGAAACAGAAAGACGTGGATCCATTGGCTAAATATATTTGTCATATTTGCAATCGAGGTGATATTGAGGAGGCCATGCTACTCTGCGACGGATGCGACGATAGCTATCACACTTTCTGCTTAATACCACCTTTAAGCGATATTCCAAAAGGTGATTGGCGATGTCCTAAGTGTGTTGTGGAGGAAGTAAGCAAGCCAGTTGAGGCCTTTGGGTTTGAACAAGCCCAACGTGAGTACACCCTGCAGCAATTCGGAGAGATGGCGGATCAATTCAAGGCAGACTACTTCAACATGTCTGTACACTTGGTCCCTACCGAGCTGGTTGAACGCGAATTCTGGAGAATAGTATCGTCTATAGATGAAGACGTGACTGTCGAATATGGAGCGGATTTACACACAATGGATCACGGATCAGGGTTTCCTACAAAAAGCTCTTTATACTTGCTACCCGGCGATCAAGAATACGCCGAATCCAGCTGGAACTTAAACAATCTTCCACTTTTGGAAGAATCTATACTCGGTCATATAAATGCCGATATAAGTGGCATGAAGGTTCCATGGATGTATGTCGGAATGTGTTTCGCGACTTTCTGCTGGCATAACGAGGATCACTGGAGCTATTCCATCAATTACTTGCATTGGGGCGAGCCGAAGACATGGTATGGCGTCCCTGGTTATAAAGCTGAAGCCTTTGAAGCCACTATGAAAAGTGCTGCACCGGAATTATTTCAATCGCAGCCGGATTTACTTCATCAGCTTGTGACAATCATGAATCCAAATATTCTGATGAATGCAGGAGTTCCAGTTTATAGGACCGATCAGCATGCCGGTGAATTTGTTGTGACATTCCCCAGAGCGTACCATGCTGGTTTCAATCAGGGCTATAATTTCGCGGAAGCGGTCAATTTTGCACCGGCTGATTGG ATGAAAATGGGACGTGAGTGTATCAATCATTATTCAACACTACGTCGATTCTGTGTCTTCTCACACGATGAACTTGTCTGCAAGATGGCTCTTGAGCCAGATAAATTAAATTTAGGTATCGCTACAGCTTGCTACTTAGACATGGCAGAAATGGTTGATTCGGAAAAGAAGCTTAGAAAGTCACTACTAGAATGG GGGGTAACAAAAGCCGAACGGGCGGCCTTCGAATTAATCCCGGACGACGAGAGACAATGTGAATCCTGCAAGACAACTGTATTTCTATCTGCAGTCACTTGTTCTTGCACTAACTTACTAGTTTGCCTTCGTCACTATACTGAGCTCTGTTCATGCCCTCCCGAGAAGCACACCCTTAAATACCGATATACTCTCGACGAGCTACCTTTAATGCTGAAGAAACTCAAAGTTAAGGCGGAAAGCTTTGAAAATTGGCTGTCTAAAGTTCGGGACGTCTTAGATCCGAATACGGCAACAACAATCACCCTAGAAGAGTTGCAAGAACTCGCTCAAGAAGCCGAGGATAAAAAATTCCCCAGCTCCATATTATTAGAACGTTTAAACGCAGCCGTTTTAGAAGCAGAGAAGTGTGTTACTGTTATTCAACAGCTTGACATCAATAAAATGCGTACACGTACAAGGAATGCAAGTGATGCAGCCAAATACAAATTAACACTCGACGAATTGGAGATGTTTGTACAAGAAATTGATAATCTATGCTGTATTATACAGGAGGGTCAGAGCGTAAGGGAGCTGCAAGCCTTAGGGAAAGAATTCCTTGAGTCTGCTAAACAATTGCTGAATGAGCCTATAAGCAAAGCTGATGAACAAGCCATAGAGAAGTTGATAGAGGAGGGGTCTACCCTTTGTATTGAACTTCCTGAGATTAAGGCATTGAAGGATCGCCTTCAGCAAGTGAACTGGTATAATCGCGTAAGGGAATTCCGTGACGCACAAGAGAAGATTCCAGTAGCGGATATTCACAATTTCTTGAAGGAAGGAATAAACATAACACCTGACTCTATAATCGAAAAAGAACTCTATGAACTGCAGGAGATTTTGATGAGTGTTGAGGATTTGGAAGTTGTGGCTAAACGGTGTCTTGAAAGTGAGACATCTCGTGATCTTTCTGAGATTGAATTACTCTTAGAACGTGCGGAGGATTTAGAAGGTGAACTGCCATCTCGCCAGGCTCTGAAAGACGCAGTTAAAAAAGCGAAGGAGTGGCTTCAAATCGTCGAGGTATTGCAATCAAATGAAAGCTACCCATATTTTCATACTTTGGAGAATTTGGTGAATCGGGGGAAGAATATTCCCTTCCAATTGGAAGAATTGAAACGTATGGAAGAGCATTTGTCCAGCGCACGGTCATGGAAAGAACGAACGGCAAGAACATTCCTCAAAGAGTGTACGAATTTCACGTTGCTTGATGTACTCTCGCCACGAGCTGAAGCTGTAATGTACGGGTCCAAGGTGAAGAAAAGATCTATGGAGGAGCAATTCACAGAGGAAATGAGTTTAGGGCAGATggtgaatgcattcaaaaatgctGAAGAGAAGGAGATAGCTGACATGAAGGCTCTACGAAAGcagaatatggaaaaaaatccaATCGAGGATAAATATTGCAACTGCAAACGAAAGTTCCATGGTCTTATGTATCAATGCCAGTTGTGTAAAGATTGGTTCCATGAAAGGTGTGTACCACCACCTAAAAACACCGTTCGTCCGCGGCCGAGCAACACTTCAAGTCCATCAAATGCGCTCAACGTCCCGCAGTTGACAGCACGCGAACGAGATCGGGAACCGAAATTCTTATGCCCATCATGTATGCGATCACGTCGTCCACGTCTCGAGACTATTCTCTCGCTTCTTGTATCCCTTCAACGATTACCGATTCGACTGCCTGAAGGCGAAGCATTACAGTGTCTTACTGAACGTGCCATGAATTGGCAAGATCGCGTACGCCAGGCTTTCGCAACTGAAGATGTTGTGTCTGCCTTAGCTTTGCTTTCAAACATTTCACAAAAGAATAGTAATTCATCGACAAATGCaagtggtggtggtggtagCTCAGGTGGGCTAGACAAAGACTTTAGAAGTGATAGAAATAAACGAAGATCTCAACAGACAGCGACTAGATTACGTACTCCAACTAATGCAACAGGAACAGATGATGAAGTTGATACTAGTTCCGAGGATGAGACACATATGACGAATAAAAGTGGGTTAGCAGCATCACCTATGGGGGTTCCTCTAGGAGGTGGCAATAGTTCACCCTCTTCTCCAAG CAAAATCGAACATGCCTATTCGGTTCCTGTGCCGcccaatatttcaaattctcccGGAGGTGGAAATAATTCAAGTTTTGGTAAAGCAACACAGGGTGATCTACGTTCGCCGTTGTCTAAGAGCGAAATGGCTTTAATTACATTATCAAAACCAACTAAAGAGATTCTGGAGTTACTCATGATGGAGGGCGATCTTATGGAAGTGTCATTAGATGAAACTTTACATATTTGGCGAATTCTCAATGCAGCTAAGCCATCCATATCGGATCTAgcgtatatacataataaatataaaataacg CCTACACCAAGCAGCGATATTCTAGTCACAAGCAATAAAAAGAAACGTCGCTCTGATGAGAGCTTAACACCACAAATGGCCAAGCGTTCCACGAaag gTCAATCGTCAGCTAACTCCAATGTGTCTCAGTCGGCGTCCGGTTCGGCAAATGTATCTGGATCGACAGTTTCCAGTGCAAATAACAACGGAACGGCTAGCGGTGCGTCTCAAGCAAACAGCTCAGGGACGGGTACAAAATTGAAACGTGGTCGAAAAATGAAACTTGTGCAGAAGGAAGTGGAGTCTCCTGCTAATATAGGAAATAGCGGTACTGGACCATCGGAACCGAAAAAGCGTAAACGTGGCAAGAAAGCCGCTCGTCAAGAGCAAGTAACAATGATTGCTGCATCTACTtcggatgatgatgaagaatgtAGCGCTACCAATTGCGCGCGCCCGACCG GGCGCGAGGTAGACTGGGTTCAATGCGACGGTGGTTGCAACAAATGGTTTCACATGTATTGTGTTGGATTAGATAAAGATCAAATCAAGCCGGATGATGATTTTATTTGTAAGAGGTGTAAGAAGAATCATGCTGGATCGTCAACGAGTGACACAAATGCAGCAGCAGCATCGACATCGGTCCAGCCGGCGTTGCGTGAGCAACAACAACATAATACTACAAAAGATACCGAGAGTGCTGTACCGTCATCGGTTGGTAATAGTATTGGTAGCAGCGCGGGCGGGAATGGAAGTGCTGGCGGGGGCGGTGGTGGCGGCGTCGGTAAGGGTGGTCGGCAACAAAGATCCTCCACCAGTGTTTCAAACCCCTCCCCTTcgaattcaattaaaaataattgtaGCGGTAGTATTAGCAGTACAAttaatagtagtagtagtctTAGTAGTAATAAAATCGAAAATGATTGTGATCAACAACATACATCAACATACAAAAcaggagaagaagaagatgataaGAAGAGGACGACGACGTCAACATCGGGGACGGCGGCAACAACAGTAACAACGCCATCAGCATCGACGACATCAGCTACACCCGATGAAGAGGACACAGATCAAGAAAGCACAATAACAATAGTTTCATCAACATTTCAATTGTCATCCACATTATTATCAACTAATGCCGCTACTAGTACTACTCCTCCAGTCGGTGGAAATTTAACAACCTTAACAGATCTATCTTCTTGCCCATTGGTGGGTGAGCCAACATCTTCCACAATGTCGTCCTGCTTTGCTACAACAAGATCAACACCAAGTATCGTCCCAACTAACAGTAGTAGTACCGCCGCCaccgcaacaacaacaataacaacatcaacaacaatagCAACAACCACAAATTCTATGAATGATACAAGCTAA